Proteins encoded by one window of Salicibibacter halophilus:
- the moaC gene encoding cyclic pyranopterin monophosphate synthase MoaC, with translation MSKFSHYNEEGRAQMVDISQKQESTRTATAESRIVLTEELYRAIESEDLKKGDPLQAAQIAGVMGAKKTPDWIPMCHPIPLQGTDLSFEYQKTDDEYELIIRATVTVKSNTGVEMEALTAVTAAALTFYDMCKAVDKSMIIKETLLVEKTGGKSGDFHHPRR, from the coding sequence GTGAGTAAGTTTTCCCATTATAATGAAGAAGGCCGCGCGCAAATGGTTGATATTTCACAAAAACAAGAGTCAACCCGTACCGCCACAGCCGAAAGCCGTATTGTGTTGACCGAAGAACTATACCGAGCAATTGAAAGCGAAGACCTTAAAAAAGGAGACCCATTGCAAGCTGCGCAAATTGCCGGTGTGATGGGTGCGAAAAAAACCCCCGACTGGATTCCCATGTGCCATCCGATTCCGCTCCAGGGCACCGATTTATCCTTCGAATACCAAAAGACCGATGACGAATACGAACTCATCATCCGCGCCACCGTTACGGTAAAAAGCAACACCGGCGTCGAGATGGAAGCTTTAACCGCCGTCACCGCGGCTGCCCTCACCTTTTATGACATGTGTAAGGCTGTCGATAAATCGATGATCATTAAAGAAACCCTGCTTGTTGAAAAAACCGGCGGGAAAAGTGGGGATTTTCATCACCCGCGGCGGTAG
- the mobA gene encoding molybdenum cofactor guanylyltransferase, whose amino-acid sequence MNVAGLLLAGGRSSRYGRQKLFEAYHGEPLYHQSIVTMQNAGISSIYIVTNPELAPVFQNHPVIIEEQPHGGPLRALHTAMEKLSTEPFDWLQVLAGDVPYVDAVTVRSVLQTAHKRSDAAIILPTTDGRFQPLHAAYHMRCLPALRELVKKESSMKALYDTVHTHHLPFPADHPAFININRPEDWRQEP is encoded by the coding sequence ATGAACGTTGCCGGTCTTCTACTCGCCGGTGGACGATCGTCCAGGTATGGGAGGCAAAAGCTTTTTGAGGCCTATCATGGCGAACCCCTTTATCATCAAAGTATCGTCACGATGCAAAACGCCGGAATTTCATCGATCTACATCGTAACTAACCCGGAACTGGCGCCAGTTTTTCAAAATCATCCGGTTATCATCGAGGAACAGCCCCACGGGGGTCCATTGCGCGCGTTACATACAGCCATGGAAAAATTGTCAACCGAGCCGTTCGATTGGCTGCAAGTTTTGGCAGGGGATGTTCCGTATGTCGACGCAGTCACGGTCAGGTCCGTTCTTCAAACAGCACATAAGCGTTCCGATGCAGCCATCATCTTGCCAACGACCGACGGGCGCTTTCAGCCGCTGCATGCCGCTTATCACATGCGTTGTTTGCCGGCATTGCGAGAACTGGTAAAAAAAGAAAGCAGCATGAAAGCTTTATATGATACCGTCCACACCCATCATTTACCTTTTCCGGCCGATCATCCGGCTTTTATTAACATCAATCGCCCAGAAGACTGGAGGCAAGAACCGTGA
- a CDS encoding MogA/MoaB family molybdenum cofactor biosynthesis protein: MHHEHDASSVRVGILTMSDTRTKDEDKSGALIHSLLEEGRHKVSEYKVIPDDEVTIQSTLHEWTSRQSLDAVITNGGTGISAKDVTYQVVNGIIDKEIEGFGELFRMKSYEEIGAKAMLSRALAGTVGQTALFALPGSSNAVRLAMTDLILPVLPHIVGELRK, encoded by the coding sequence ATGCATCACGAACACGACGCTTCTTCGGTTCGCGTAGGGATATTGACAATGTCGGATACGCGTACGAAGGATGAGGATAAGAGCGGTGCGTTGATTCACTCTCTTTTGGAAGAGGGACGACATAAAGTGAGCGAATATAAAGTTATTCCGGATGACGAGGTAACCATTCAATCCACGCTCCATGAATGGACATCCCGGCAATCACTTGACGCCGTCATCACGAACGGCGGGACTGGAATTAGCGCCAAAGATGTCACTTACCAAGTCGTAAACGGAATAATCGATAAAGAAATTGAGGGGTTCGGTGAATTGTTTCGGATGAAAAGCTATGAGGAAATCGGGGCGAAGGCGATGCTCAGTCGCGCGCTCGCGGGCACGGTTGGCCAAACCGCTCTCTTTGCTCTCCCCGGCTCGTCCAATGCGGTGCGCCTCGCCATGACTGATCTGATTTTGCCGGTGCTTCCCCATATCGTTGGAGAGTTGCGCAAATGA
- the moaA gene encoding GTP 3',8-cyclase MoaA, translated as MTTDVRDQFSRPLQDLRISIMDRCNFRCTYCMPKEIFGDDYVFLPEEELLSFDEITRAAEQFAALGVKKIRLTGGEPLLRKDVPELIASLREIEGIEDIALTTNAVMLPKQAKPLYEAGLERVNVSLDALHIDVFQEMSGRKTSPNAVLRGIDAAVEAGLGVKVNMVVRKGVNDEEVIPMARYCKEKGLNLRFIEFMDVGQTNGWDFSQVVSKKELLERVSQIAPLEALERNYFGEVASRYRYRDSDVEVGFISSVTETFCGSCTRARLSADGKLFTCLFSEEGSDLRSIIRDGATDGQIRDWIQGVWGKRDDRYSELRTEESARNRRKIEMSYIGG; from the coding sequence ATGACTACAGATGTTCGTGACCAATTCTCGCGCCCCCTTCAAGATTTGCGAATTTCGATTATGGATCGTTGTAATTTTCGTTGTACGTATTGCATGCCGAAGGAGATCTTTGGCGATGACTATGTGTTTTTGCCGGAAGAAGAACTGCTTTCTTTTGATGAAATAACCCGGGCGGCGGAGCAATTTGCCGCGCTTGGGGTGAAAAAAATAAGGCTGACCGGCGGTGAGCCGTTGCTGCGCAAGGACGTGCCGGAACTGATTGCCTCCCTCCGCGAGATTGAGGGGATTGAAGATATTGCGCTGACGACGAACGCGGTGATGTTGCCCAAACAGGCGAAACCTTTGTATGAAGCAGGGCTTGAACGTGTGAACGTTAGCTTGGATGCGCTTCATATCGATGTATTTCAGGAAATGAGCGGACGCAAGACGAGTCCAAATGCTGTCTTGCGCGGGATCGATGCTGCAGTCGAAGCCGGTCTCGGGGTAAAAGTCAATATGGTTGTCCGAAAAGGGGTCAATGATGAGGAAGTGATTCCAATGGCGCGTTACTGCAAAGAAAAAGGGCTTAATCTGCGTTTTATCGAATTCATGGATGTCGGCCAGACGAACGGTTGGGATTTTTCCCAAGTTGTCTCGAAAAAAGAACTCCTTGAACGCGTGTCGCAAATTGCCCCGCTCGAGGCGCTGGAACGCAATTATTTCGGTGAAGTGGCCTCCCGATATCGATACCGGGATTCCGATGTGGAAGTTGGGTTCATTTCTTCGGTGACGGAGACGTTTTGCGGCTCGTGTACCCGGGCGCGTCTCTCCGCGGATGGCAAGTTGTTCACTTGCTTATTTTCCGAAGAGGGTTCGGATTTACGGTCGATCATCAGAGATGGCGCGACAGACGGGCAGATTCGCGATTGGATCCAAGGCGTTTGGGGAAAACGGGACGATCGTTATTCCGAACTGCGAACGGAAGAATCGGCGCGAAATCGCAGGAAAATCGAGATGTCTTATATAGGTGGATGA
- a CDS encoding ThiF family adenylyltransferase, with product MDRYSRQTLFKPMGIEGQRELSKAHVLIVGAGALGSANAEMLTRAGIGTLTLIDRDYVEHSNLHRQQLYTEVDAADQLPKAVAAKAHLQAINRDTDVQAHIMDASASNLEPLLESVDLMIDGTDNFDIRFIMNDLSAKHGIPWLFGAFAGSYGMAYMVRPWDGPCLNCLLTSIPSSVMTCESDGVIAPVVQQTALLQLVEAMKWLTGNRASVEDRLVLYDVWRGEHQQMGVTRVKNESCPTCGETPVYPYLSTAEDAKTAVLCGRDTVQIRPDQKRNFDLTNLETKLQAYGKTKRNPYLLSCVMGEQRLAVFQDGRVLVHGTKNIDHAREIYETYVL from the coding sequence ATGGATCGTTATTCCAGACAAACTTTGTTCAAGCCGATGGGGATCGAAGGGCAGCGGGAATTGTCGAAAGCGCATGTGCTGATCGTCGGTGCCGGCGCTTTAGGAAGTGCCAACGCTGAAATGCTGACGAGAGCGGGCATTGGCACGCTAACACTGATAGATCGCGACTACGTGGAACACAGCAATTTGCACCGGCAACAATTGTATACGGAAGTCGACGCCGCCGATCAGCTGCCGAAAGCGGTAGCGGCGAAAGCCCACCTGCAAGCGATCAACCGGGATACGGATGTTCAGGCACATATCATGGACGCGAGCGCGTCCAATCTTGAACCGTTGCTTGAGTCGGTGGACCTTATGATTGACGGAACGGATAATTTTGATATTCGTTTTATTATGAACGATTTGTCGGCCAAGCATGGAATTCCGTGGCTGTTCGGCGCGTTCGCCGGCAGTTACGGGATGGCGTATATGGTAAGGCCTTGGGACGGGCCGTGCCTGAATTGTTTACTCACATCGATCCCGTCGTCGGTGATGACCTGTGAAAGTGACGGGGTGATCGCGCCCGTCGTCCAACAAACGGCGCTTTTGCAGCTTGTGGAAGCAATGAAATGGCTGACGGGCAACCGCGCTTCGGTGGAGGATCGTCTTGTCCTTTACGATGTGTGGCGCGGCGAACATCAACAGATGGGCGTTACGCGCGTGAAGAACGAATCGTGCCCGACATGCGGCGAAACGCCCGTCTACCCATACTTATCGACAGCTGAAGATGCTAAAACCGCAGTGCTCTGCGGGCGTGACACGGTACAAATCCGCCCGGACCAAAAGCGAAACTTCGATTTGACGAACTTGGAAACAAAGTTGCAAGCTTACGGGAAAACGAAGCGAAATCCGTATTTGTTGTCATGTGTGATGGGCGAGCAGCGCCTCGCTGTTTTTCAGGACGGACGGGTGCTTGTGCATGGGACAAAAAACATTGATCACGCTCGGGAAATATATGAAAC